The region AACaaactttgttttaaatgcaaagcATGTTGATGTAGCAGAGCCAGGGCAAAAACAGATGGCTCCGCTGTCATTCAGCCCTGGTTGGATGTTATGGATGGTGGGAACTGGACTAAATTGCAacttccactgctgctgtctcaTTTCCAAGTCCAGGAGGTCAGAAGGGAGCTGCGTTACACCGCACTGATGCTGGCTGACGTGGCCTTAGGCAGGACTTGCcaaaggaagcagagctgccagagccagcactgagcacctgGGACTTccagcagggaaaaagaaagcacgGACATGTCTACTATACCTAAAGAATCAAACAGGAGTCAAACCGCTAACAGAAAGGGAACAGTTAATTGATAGTTGAATTCCTCAACTTGTGGAGCAGCCCTCTTCCATAATCCTGTAACAGCAATTTCAGTAATAGACCGTAATGCTTTCACAGACTAATCTGTATGTTAATAAGGGACAAAAGTAAAAcaatttctcttatttttgctTATCCCACCACCCAATATTGGAATTGCTGAATACAAAGTGCCAGCAGTGCCTTTGTTAGCCGTGCTACACAACGACTGGGGATGGGCAAGTTCTGACATAAAAACTACAGACAAGTgaaggtggttttgtttgtttgtttttttaatgaaaacgTGGACCTCTATGAGCAATATgtacattttaataaataaaaaacacccAGAGAAAGATCACAAAAAATGATAAAAGTGCTAGTTTTTCCAATTTCCTTCTAAGATTTCATGATACAGTTTGTTACGTGTGCCATCTTGCCTGAAATCAAAGTAATTGTATGCACAGTAAAGCCATGATTACACGGCCCTTCCCACCCAACACAACCCACACAGCAATCCAAACACTTAAAGCTTCTGGAAGTTAGTGCTTTAGCTCCATTACCCCTGCTATGCCACACAGGACCTATGGCTTCACAGTAGGCACAAGTAAAAGTCACTGTTTAAAAAAGTCAATTAAAAAGCATGTAAAAACAAGCAGCATTATTACAACTAAGCAAAGAGGACATCTTGGGTTCAAGTCGATTCACCTTCTAGATACTTCAAAATTATGTTTAACTGTAAACAAAAGTGCAAATAGACTTccatgctgagcagtgctgatgcagaCACCTGGAAGTGGTTGTCATCAACCTGAATTGAAAGCTCAGCCTTGCAAGTTTTATGTTGCTACAATAAAGTGACCTCATAAAAGATAACTTAATCCTTGGTTTCCTGTAGTCTTTTACAAAGGGGTCCCTTTTAGATTTGAAACAGTATCTGCCAGTTATCTGGGGAGATGCTCAGAACAACTTCGGCAGCTGCCTGAGTTGTTTCACATCAAGAATGGTGCCAACAGAATTCACACTGTTTGACTGGCTTAATGTTCCAAGGCCTGGAGCGTGCAGATTTCCAGTGAATACTTGAATATCTTCTCCACCTTTCCTGCCAGGTTGTTCGGTGAATTCAACCTTCCCAGGTAACAATTTGTGCTTTGACTTCAAATCCTTTAAAATCTGAACCGagttttcatttgcttgttcTGCTCCGGGAAGAAAAATTTCATTTGTAATGTTTCTTAATATAGGGCTGTTCAATTCTGGTAGAAGAGCATTAGCAGTCAACTCTCTGCTGGGACTTTTCAGATGAACGGGAGTTTCTTCATCAGCTCTTTTGGATAATTCAGTCCTGTGGTTTAAGCCATCCAACAGAGGGGTAAAGTTCTTGTGCAGCACACTTTCACTTTCGACAGTGCCATAATTGCCATCTTGAACATGCAGTTCCTCTTCATCTTCACTACTGTCCCCTCCCTGTATCAGTCCATACCGTTTCATGTACTTCTTGGTTGCAAACGACATATTGTTGGGGGAAATTAAGCTAAGACCCACCATGCTCTTTTCCACATTTGAATGCAAGATGTCTTGGAAACACAAATCAGTAGGAGGATTTTGGCCCGAGTGACTGAGAGAGAGCCTAGATAACTGATTTTCACTGAGATACTTGAGTGCTATAGCATTTGCTTCCATGCTCAGATCAGCTACATTAGGAGTTAAGCCACACATGCTGACATTGGCAAATGACATGTAGTTTAGTCCAGGAACCACCGCTTCAGGATTTATGCAAGCTAATATGCTGAAATAAAGCACCAAAAACTTAGTTTAGATTTACAGGGAAAGCAGTATGCATTTCACAGAATAATctgataaattattttgctCATTGTATAgatttctcctcctttctgaaCATTACAGCTCAATCAGACTGCTCGGTGCTGAGACCAGACATTCTGCATATGTTaaagagcatctctgcagctaATCACACTGATTAGAACAATATCTTGGAACACTGGTGATATTCCCTTGATTCAATGCTATCCACAGCCCTGCTATGGAGAAGAAGCAACCTCCAGCAGATTTCAGAGCTGGTTGTTCACAGCTGATTTGAGCTGTTGGCCAACTCTCATTGCTAAATGAGAAGTTACATGCCTCTGACCCTAGGACTCTGGGTGCTAGCATCTAATTTCCAATTTGTATTTCAATAAAAGGTGCAAACCCAGTAACAGAGATATCAAGGACATCTCATCTTTCCCAATGGCAAGGTTCTAGTTTTTAAAGATGTCCTTCAGTAAGAGGCACATTCATTCACTTGTTTGCCATACCAGTTTCTTGTACATGTAAAAATATCTGATGAACTTAAAgtgaaatggagagaaaagagcTTTTCTGTACAACTAGAAATAGCTTTTGATATATAGCTGAAGAGAAGACTCACTCTATTCTGCTCGATTCTACttctgttcatttgtttgttcatttcaCCAAGGCATCTTCCCTGCCCAGCCACTACAGCCTCCCTCTACTTCAATTCAAAGCATTCACAATCTGAAGTGATTAGGACAGAACCCATTTTGAATATATGTGGAAGTTATGATAACAGTTTCACTTACACTGGTGAAATGCAAGATGTGGGTTAAGAGGTTGTGATAAAAATATCTAATGATTGCTGCTTAATGTTCAGCCTCACAAGTTTAAATGGTGTCTCCCTGGAATATTCTGACATAGCCCAGAGGACTGAAGTTACTCAAGCATTTTCTCTAAGGAATTGTGTGCTTCCACACACACAATACTTAAGAATCACCAGATGCTCTAATGGCTAGAGCTACTTGTGTTACATTAAATTGAATTTGCTAACAGAGCTCTAACACCTATGTGAAATACCCATAGCATGAGCTAGTGTTTCATCTTTGTGCAGAAAATGCAGATCAAGCTGCCAAATAATCCCCACTGGCAGCAAATACAGTCTCTTCTTTGCTCACTAAGCTGATTCCCATTTGTGGCAGGATCTAAAAGTTACTGCTCAAAACAGTCAGTATTTTACCTGGCATTCTCCactttgtgtgtatttttcttcattctgccCGGCGATTCAATCGTCACTCCAAGACTTCTCAGCTGTTTGAGTGTAGCATTAATCACGCTCTCTTTATCTACCACTTCTGTGTCAGTCCCTGAATCCCTTTCTGTTCTATCATTGATACTCTGATACTTTGCACCATCATCGTTAACAAACCCTGCTTTTACAGGAAAGTGATCTTGTTCTTCTGAAGACTTTAATAGATGGTTTACTTGGccctagagaaaaaaagagagtagGTAAGAGCCCACGCTGCTAAAACCATGACATGTAGGAGTTGCCATAAAACaactctgtttttgtttcaagCAATTATTTTGCTATGTACAACTAGCTGAGCTAACAACTTAGTCTGAGAAACACACCAGACTCATATTCAGCTTGGATACAATCAAGTCATATCACAGAAGAGTAGAAAAACACTGGACTACTTTGTATTTCAAGTTTTCTGTAAGCACTTGTCCTCAATTTAAATGCAATACCGTGAAAATTAAAGCCTCCATCCTTTAAGGGACTTGAAGGTAAAGTACTGTGATGTTCTAAAGGGTGCTAACTGGGGAAAGCTATCTACTGACATCAACTTTTAACTACACAATTAATTTGGCAGTAGATGGTACTCTGTATATACACAGAAGAGTGAAGTAAAGAATGGCCATTTAAACCTCAAAGAGAAGACCTGAAAACTCAGAGCTTTTCCATAGCATATAACATATGAGCTTGAAAATTGCACACAGTTTTCTGTGACGCCAATACTACGTCGTGACTTCAGCAGTGTGTTGTTGCTACTTCCATGCAGTACAGAATatcaaatttaaattaattaccAGCAAATCCTGGTAAAGTTTCTGATCCTCTGATGGATGCCGGGGCAACACAGAGATGGCTGGCTCCAGGTTTTGCTCACTTGTTACCACCACGTGGTTGCTTGCTCCCTCTGTTGGTTCTTCCTGTAAGCACATGCTAGCACTTTCCTCTAAGGATGAGCTGTGAGCGAGTGCTTGGGAGACATTTCCAGTCCTGAAAGAGACCATTGACATAACTAGGTGTTTCCTTGAAGAGAAGATACAGATATCACTCCTGGTGTCCTATTGTGAACACCAGAAGAGAAGATACAGTATTGGAAATAGGATCTAGCACTCCTCAATTTGTTTTCTGCCTAagactttgaaagaaaacaactgcagcAAGGAGCCTTTTGAGGACTGAAGAAGCAGCTTCCAGAGTAACATTATGAAAGCCTCACTGTTTTTCCAAGAGAATGCATTGTCTTCTCTGGGTTAGTCAAAACACGATGAAGACGCTTAACCTTAAAGCAGATTAAACATATCATTAAAAAACTGCAATTAGTCCTCAGTATTTTCATGGACACTTTAGGAGTAATGTGTTTTCCATATGTTCTGAATAtgactttattttaaatataaatattaaataactgGTAACAACATTGATGTGGTAGTTTAAAGCCCATGTAAGAACTTCTCAAAGATGCTGTTACAAGTACATACATATTCGGTACACACAGAATATGAATGAATTGAAAACAAACCCATAGCTGAAATATTTCTCCCTAACAACTGTGAAACAAAAACCATAATTTACcctttttatttgaaaaccCTGGGATAGATATTCTAGAATGAGTGACAATGAAATGCTCTGCATCCTCACTCGCAAGCCAGCATTTGCATCTCATAAACCGTCTGAGCTCAGATACATCAATAGTACCATCATCCCAAAGAGATTGTTAAGCGAccctccttcctcttccagCCCCTCCTCAAGAGACAAGTGTAAGATAACAGAATTTCAGAACCCAACTGATCAATTGCCTGCATTGAAAGCGATAAGATTTAAATCACATGACATGCTAGATAGTCAATGTAGGTTATCAGTTACTGTTATATTAACAATTATTCATCATTCCCAAAAGCATCTCCTTCCTCTTTGGAGGAATCTGAGTGATGCTGCATATTCTCATTATAAGACAGTTGCACAGCTGTTTCACAACTTTATGAATCCAAGTTGAAGAGAACCTTAAGACTGCATTTCTTTAAGATACGACATTCAAAAGATGTATTTGTGTCAGTAATACTTATGGTAACAGTATATGCTTGTAGATAGAATTGTAATAATGGACaaagaatatttaaattctACCTTAATTATAAGCCACCTTTTCCAATATGACTATTTTAGAAATCTAATCTAACTGGAAGGATatttcacctcttttttttttaaataaactaatATTCTCTGAGCATTAAATGCCAAATTGTTGAGCTATTATATAACTCAATATAcgtatttttatatacataaaaataacactgatgTTGTAGATAACTGAATGTTTTTGAAGTTTCTTCCCAGATTAGACAGATTAGTTACTACAACACAAGGAATCTGACCTTAAGAAATAGTGAACTGTCAGTGAAGTTGGCACCTGCATACACAATGCAATTAGGTGTAGAGGAATTCAGAGGACAGTCATAACCAAAACCTTTTTGTCTTAAGCCCCTCAAGAACTGAAAAGCTTTGGAATGCTGCAAAGGCAAACAAGTAGCTACAGCagtgttccctttctgctcaGGAGTTAAGGTGAAAAAGGGAATGCTGCCAGCACTATACATGCGTTTCCAAGTTAAAGGCTTCtgccatcagctgctgctgataGGTAAGTAGCTAAATGTGCATGACTGATAAATGCAAACTCTAAAGACAGCTGTGTTTTGGCGAGCTGCACAATGCAAAGCATAATCAAAAACAAAGGGGAAGAACATAACTGAAGTCAGGTGATTATTTATAattcctgaaaaaaagaattacaaagAGGTGATAACTTCTGAAAGGCAGTTCAGCTTATGTGAACACCAGATATTTCTAGTTACTTACTGGAGAGTATTCTGATGAGTTCCATCTTCCACAAGACGAATACTGTCTACAAAGCTGGGCATGTCAACAACCTTTAAGGAAGAAGCAATACTGGTGTTACTTGCATCTTGTTCAGCATTAATTGAAATGCTTATATCTTCCTTGGAAATCTCTGcatcctctttctttccctgtggtACAGTGTCATCCTGTTTTTCTGGGGATGCATTCCAAAATAAGCTTGCACCtagaagagaagagagatttaCCCATTTAGGAAAGCCGCTGGTATCTTTTGAGACCCTTTGGCATTGTAAAGCTAGAGGAATTATTTgcttgcattcatttttttcaacaCTTTATAAGTGATTTAAGGTTCAGAACAGCCAATATTTGCAACAACACTATTTGAGTGCTACTTTAAGAAGTATGCTCACCAAGCACACTTGATGAAAACAAGTGAGCCATCTTGAAAATTTACCAGATTAacaaagtaatatttttctatAGATTAAACAGGAACCAACACAGTAATATGTAACCTTAAAGTAAGATGCAAAACTCGCTAGATCTAAAGAGAATAGTCTTCCTTCATGTATGGGCCTGTATACACCTGTACGAGCCACAGATAACATGTTagcaataaatatatttaagataATCAGATAAGGTAATagctatttcttttcaaaatagtGCATTAAAAAGTGGCTGTTCtctttttaagtaatttttctttttaaacagaaacaagacAATGCTAAAGCTATCAGAAAAATAACCCTTCCAGTGATGGAAATTGCTGCCATTGCAGCCTAAACTCACAAATAACACCCAGAGAACTCAGCTGCTGTTGGTATTGAGGTACACGCTTGTGAAcattcagcatttctgcagtaCATTCCCTCTCTGTACaatcaaaatcacagaaacattcaTGAAGTGATGACCACTTTTTCTTAAGGAATGACATTCTACCTGTGCTCACAGCAATGCTCACACTTTTCCTCATGGGTAAACCTGGCGAGGACTGTGTTTCCATAGTAACAGGTTCCCCTTGcttctcaggctgcagagcactgctagCTGTAGCTGCTTCAGAGGAACAAGCCTGGCGAGCCTGTGCTTCCAATAAGCGTTGGATCTGTAACGGTTATCAGAATGGTGTAATTTGTACAGTGAAATATAAAGTATAATAGGCAGAAGCTAATTAAGTTTGCATCCTTTAAGATCTGGACTCAAATCCAGGATGCACTGCCGCAGAAGTCTCATAACATTCCATTCTCAGCAGTGCATGGTGGCAGAGCTATCAAATAAGAGGTTTTGTGCATGTTGACAGGACTACATCAAGACAACCTGAGTAAAACCTATTTATGCTACATTTGTTGGAAGTATTTTCTGTCCCTTTTATTTATATGCAAAGCTATCATTCACCAGCCAAGCATTTTATATGCCAGCTGTCCATATATAATGTCAAAACAGGTCTGTATTAAATtataaaaccaacaaacaagCACTTAAATGATAAAATTACAGTTATCCAGGCAGTCCTCACTCAAGTCTTCACCCTGCTTGTTGATTACTCCACAGCTCCAATGTATTTGTACAATGAGGAAGTGAGGAATGTTTTCCCTCCCTGATACACAGTTCGTGCTTTGAGAGCTTGATTTTACATACAGGAGCTACAACTACAGCCTTGTTATAATTAGGAAGATTGGTGCAGATGAGATGGTATTACAAAAGGAAAGGTGTTCACCCATCTCCAAAGATCTAGGCTCACAGGAAGGACTCCACAAGGGAGGGATTCCAACCAGAGAGCCTTCCAGAGTGGCAGTCAACctttaaatggggtctaagagagatgcagccaggctccagcccttccagtcacacaggtgaattgccttcatctatgctcccagggctgacccagtCCTTTTCCTGGGTAATCAAacagtggttcaggccatgactcaacagctCCCAATACAAGCCTATTTCAGTTTTCTAGTTTAGGCAGGAGAAATACATATTGCTTGTGATTGTACTGATTTTTTCTATTCCCATAATTCATTGCTAGCAGCAGAATTCAAACACTGGCTCCATCAATCCCAAGTCACACCCTGCAGTGTAATTCACAAGGTGGGCATTTTGAAAGCACTTAACCTGGTATTGAAATAAAACTTAGTACTTGGTGAGATCAGCAAAACCCAATTCTCCAGCCCAGCAAACACCTGATGAATCCTGCAGATTTGGTGCAaataatttagatttttttaagcAAGAATTCAACAGCTCTGGAAGTTGTAGACTGGAAGGTGGACAAAATAACTCATGAGAACACTCCATACTTCACCTGTACATTTACATTAATTCCAGTCTCCAGTCTGTATATACTGACAAACAgtaatttacttaaaaaaaattgaaaaacaacTACATAGAAGGCATATCAGTTTGCATTATAAACCAGTctgatgaaaaagaaaccttCACATTACATTTATTGTTATAATTCATAAAGTTTAACTAGGGAAAAAAACTCAAAGTTTGTTTTGAGAACATCAATTAGCAGAGCTTATTCCATCCCCAGGCTGGACCATGTATGATAGGCTTTCTCTTCCTGGTGAAGCTAGATGTTCAGTTTATTCCTTTGACAGGGAAAGTATCAAAACAACCACTAAGAgggcagaggagaaagaagccaTTTCAACAAACCTGAGCTTGAAGTAATTTGAGTTGTCTATCTTGTTCTGTAAGAACCCGGTAAGCATCTGGAGATAATCCCATCATCCCGTTATCTGATCCTGCTGTAGAAGCAGGCGTGTGCAAACAAGGTGAGTGAGCACCACAGCACTGGTGACTAGAGGGGCTTGCACCTGAAGGCTGTCTTATTCCAGGTGACAAGTTATTTTCAAGAGAACAGCTCCCCATATTCCCATGATACCCCATACTTATAGGGCTACTTGTTGTATAACTGCAGCAAATGTTTGGACAGATGGTATTCTGATGGAACACTGTGTGTGGGTTCTGTTGAGCTATCTCTGATTGaacttctgttctgtgtttgggGTTCATTTCACCAATTCCTTGCCATGAGTTTATTGAATTATATTGGACTGAAGCAGGAAACTGACGGTTGCACGCACTGGCTGGACAGCAAGGCAGAACATGAGCTGGCATCTGCAGTTCTGGTGgtcttctgcagctctgcagtgaaaaaGTAGAGGAGTTGTAGGGGACTGGCTGTGTAACAGCAGGAAGCTGCCTGGAGTCAGATACTGAGGTATTTCTAACCAGAGGTTCtccctgctgtgcagctccCTCAGGATTTAGTACAAGCCTTTGCGGTGGCCTTCTGGGTTGATGCACAGATGTATCTGGAGAAGGCCCACTACAAGGGGTTGAAGGAGAAGAAGATCCAGAACTTTTTCTTGATTGTGGACAAGATTTCTTACAGCGCAACTGTTGCTGTACCAGAGTCTGCTTTCCCCAGGAAGACCTCGAAGTTGGAATCTTCTGGTTTAAATGGCTTGGTAATTGCCTCAATGAAGGATCTCCCATATTAGCAGAAAAGTTCTGTTTGTCTTCAGAGCACTGGGTGGGGTAATACACAGATCCTAAgtagcatttctttttaacagattGATGTAGTGCTTGTGGACGACTTTTAGCATTTGAAGTCCCCACGGGCTTAGGCAGTTGTCCTGATTCCACAAAGCTCCCATCCAAAACAAGGGACAGTTCAGGAACTGATGGAAAGATCCTGGTAACCTGAGGGTAATTACATAAGTTTAAGTTTTCTCTAAAATACTGTCCTTCTGCACTTCACAAGCAGAATTTCCTAGTATTTGTCCAAGATAATGTTTCCATGCAAAACTGTATGACTGTTACCAGCTCCACAACAGCTATATAAGGAATATCTTTTTAATGACTGGAGAGTCCTgtcacagaaaaagcagaaaaatctaTAGGATCAGTCTGTTCTGCCTCCGTATGGCTTAATAGCTGTATCTACCAAACAAAAGCCTTGTCAGTCTGGAGTGCAAGGCTACATGTCCCCTCTTACTATCGTTAGACCCAGGAGACAGCACCATTATTTTGGATTATCAAATACATTGTTACAGGTATTCCCTTATACTTGTATGCacttcagtaaaacaaacaaacaaacccaccaaGATAAAATAGCAGATAATCTTTTCCCAAATGCTAGCATATGCAGGAATTAAAAAGTGCCTATAACCTTAGCACAAAAGCAGACTGACTAGAGACAGGAGCTGGGACTCTCAGTCcacttcagttctgtttctgttagCATTTTGACGATGAAGCTCTCATCCCATTACAGCTAGCTTTGCTGCTTCAGTTATCACATCTTCTAGGATCCAAGAAACCTAGAGACATTATTTACTCAGTTACCTGTTGACTCACTGGGTGAGGACTTGGAATTGGCCTTGGGGATAAATCCTCATCTTCTACACCAGAGTCATGATCACTTGCTGACAGCTTACCAGGTGAACAACCATGAGGAGGGCTAAAACAACATTAGTCAAACTAAAAACTTCTGCTTGTCAGATTGGGCAGCAGTAATATAAACCTTCACATCTTTCACTATACAGTCTACAGTGAAATAtcagcatcatttttttttaataatcagcAGTTAGACATCTCCCTGGTTAACCAGAAAGTTCCTATGGCAAACAGCTCTAAGACcaaacaatgaaaatacaaatgctgttttggggtaataaatacattaatcCTCTTCTCTCCACATCCCCATACGTACACATCTTCTAACAGAGAAGCATTGATTTATGTTAGGAAGATAGGGAGTGCTAAAGTAAAGATTGTGACATTGTTTAAAGAATAAAGACAATATGGGCCATCTTTCAGCCCTAGATAAAACATTGATGGATAAGTCAGGTTCCCTGAAATCCTTAAGTTTCAACCTATCCAAGTCTCAGCTCTGAAAggtcagaagaaaacaagtttttaaCCAGTGTAAGTACATTTTGGAGATTTGAGCCAAAGGACTCCAAGCTCCATCAGTAAAGAGGCCTCATCAGAAACACCTAATGTATAAAGTACAACCACCAGTATCAAGAGTAGAATTACTAGTACTTTCTCTAGCAATGGAGAAAAAGTTTGACCATCTTACTTGAATGTGAACTCTAAGAATAAACAGAAGCCCATTCagattttaatgcaaaaatcaTCTCTATAGTCAGAGCTAGCCTGACAGCCTACACAGAAGatgtaaaaagaaatctgttttgagagagatatatatatatatatat is a window of Gallus gallus isolate bGalGal1 chromosome 8, bGalGal1.mat.broiler.GRCg7b, whole genome shotgun sequence DNA encoding:
- the STIL gene encoding SCL-interrupting locus protein isoform X2 encodes the protein MEPVLPGADPRLVPDRMVPFSFPLSKYALWDPVPMGDAIGSHIAYYRNPKLSMMEKPLRLAYRHAKQSDKKPFACFLLATLTVDEDEEGVTLTIDRFDPGREAASGSGKVPTASLPGDFLIACTVNVWGPSSDSVIVHSAEDISLAFKDLRDSLCSKHSLDLSKLLTVRAHIVFTENLDNLSFSFHWASVTAANILEYTPVKSVPIIPTALARNLNSPMNIAQVQGTYKCGYLTMDQTRKLLLLLESDPKAYALPLVGVWMSGVTHIYSPQVWACCLRYLFSSSIQERVFSESGSFLIVLYSLTHKEPEFYECGPCRGQTELGFQLLTCNETVHLFKNVEPSDKSPIQFVLSAEKQNAETEFFSRICKKLPIKSPPHGCSPGKLSASDHDSGVEDEDLSPRPIPSPHPVSQQVTRIFPSVPELSLVLDGSFVESGQLPKPVGTSNAKSRPQALHQSVKKKCYLGSVYYPTQCSEDKQNFSANMGDPSLRQLPSHLNQKIPTSRSSWGKQTLVQQQLRCKKSCPQSRKSSGSSSPSTPCSGPSPDTSVHQPRRPPQRLVLNPEGAAQQGEPLVRNTSVSDSRQLPAVTQPVPYNSSTFSLQSCRRPPELQMPAHVLPCCPASACNRQFPASVQYNSINSWQGIGEMNPKHRTEVQSEIAQQNPHTVFHQNTICPNICCSYTTSSPISMGYHGNMGSCSLENNLSPGIRQPSGASPSSHQCCGAHSPCLHTPASTAGSDNGMMGLSPDAYRVLTEQDRQLKLLQAQIQRLLEAQARQACSSEAATASSALQPEKQGEPVTMETQSSPGLPMRKSVSIAVSTGASLFWNASPEKQDDTVPQGKKEDAEISKEDISISINAEQDASNTSIASSLKVVDMPSFVDSIRLVEDGTHQNTLQTGNVSQALAHSSSLEESASMCLQEEPTEGASNHVVVTSEQNLEPAISVLPRHPSEDQKLYQDLLGQVNHLLKSSEEQDHFPVKAGFVNDDGAKYQSINDRTERDSGTDTEVVDKESVINATLKQLRSLGVTIESPGRMKKNTHKVENASILACINPEAVVPGLNYMSFANVSMCGLTPNVADLSMEANAIALKYLSENQLSRLSLSHSGQNPPTDLCFQDILHSNVEKSMVGLSLISPNNMSFATKKYMKRYGLIQGGDSSEDEEELHVQDGNYGTVESESVLHKNFTPLLDGLNHRTELSKRADEETPVHLKSPSRELTANALLPELNSPILRNITNEIFLPGAEQANENSVQILKDLKSKHKLLPGKVEFTEQPGRKGGEDIQVFTGNLHAPGLGTLSQSNSVNSVGTILDVKQLRQLPKLF
- the STIL gene encoding SCL-interrupting locus protein isoform X1 is translated as MEPVLPGADPRLVPDRMVPFSFPLSKYALWDPVPMGDAIGSHIAYYRNPKLSMMEKPLRLAYRHAKQSDKKPFACFLLATLTVDEDEEGVTLTIDRFDPGREAASGSGKVPTASLPGDFLIACTVNVWGPSSDSVIVHSAEDISLAFKDLRDSLCSKHSLDLSKLLTVRAHIVFTENLDNLSFSFHWASVTAANILEYTPVKSVPIIPTALARNLNSPMNIAQVQGTYKCGYLTMDQTRKLLLLLESDPKAYALPLVGVWMSGVTHIYSPQVWACCLRYLFSSSIQERVFSESGSFLIVLYSLTHKEPEFYECGPCRGQTELGFQLLTCNETVHLFKKTSFQNVEPSDKSPIQFVLSAEKQNAETEFFSRICKKLPIKSPPHGCSPGKLSASDHDSGVEDEDLSPRPIPSPHPVSQQVTRIFPSVPELSLVLDGSFVESGQLPKPVGTSNAKSRPQALHQSVKKKCYLGSVYYPTQCSEDKQNFSANMGDPSLRQLPSHLNQKIPTSRSSWGKQTLVQQQLRCKKSCPQSRKSSGSSSPSTPCSGPSPDTSVHQPRRPPQRLVLNPEGAAQQGEPLVRNTSVSDSRQLPAVTQPVPYNSSTFSLQSCRRPPELQMPAHVLPCCPASACNRQFPASVQYNSINSWQGIGEMNPKHRTEVQSEIAQQNPHTVFHQNTICPNICCSYTTSSPISMGYHGNMGSCSLENNLSPGIRQPSGASPSSHQCCGAHSPCLHTPASTAGSDNGMMGLSPDAYRVLTEQDRQLKLLQAQIQRLLEAQARQACSSEAATASSALQPEKQGEPVTMETQSSPGLPMRKSVSIAVSTGASLFWNASPEKQDDTVPQGKKEDAEISKEDISISINAEQDASNTSIASSLKVVDMPSFVDSIRLVEDGTHQNTLQTGNVSQALAHSSSLEESASMCLQEEPTEGASNHVVVTSEQNLEPAISVLPRHPSEDQKLYQDLLGQVNHLLKSSEEQDHFPVKAGFVNDDGAKYQSINDRTERDSGTDTEVVDKESVINATLKQLRSLGVTIESPGRMKKNTHKVENASILACINPEAVVPGLNYMSFANVSMCGLTPNVADLSMEANAIALKYLSENQLSRLSLSHSGQNPPTDLCFQDILHSNVEKSMVGLSLISPNNMSFATKKYMKRYGLIQGGDSSEDEEELHVQDGNYGTVESESVLHKNFTPLLDGLNHRTELSKRADEETPVHLKSPSRELTANALLPELNSPILRNITNEIFLPGAEQANENSVQILKDLKSKHKLLPGKVEFTEQPGRKGGEDIQVFTGNLHAPGLGTLSQSNSVNSVGTILDVKQLRQLPKLF